One region of Alosa sapidissima isolate fAloSap1 chromosome 1, fAloSap1.pri, whole genome shotgun sequence genomic DNA includes:
- the melk gene encoding maternal embryonic leucine zipper kinase isoform X1 gives MKLFCLRDAEPLYPEVASESGKFKLLQDGKAGKSFMVWNMPSEDAAQLFKYYEVYDTIGSGGFAKVKLGRHIPTGQKVAIKIMEKKTLGDDLPRVKTEIEAMKNLSHQHVCRLYHVIETNSKIYMVLEYCPGGELFDYIIAKDRLSEEETRVFFRQIVSALAYVHSQGYAHRDLKPENLLIDEDHNLKLIDFGLCAKPKGGLGDELMTCCGSPAYAAPELIQGKAYIGSEADVWSMGVLLYALMCGCLPFDDDNCMALYRKITRGRYNNPPWLSPASILLLNQMMQVDPKHRLTVRQLLAHPWVMEGYSTPVEWHSRRPLGHVDDDCITEMAVHMKRSRQSTIQLVSEWRYDQTTATYLLLLAKKHSGRPVRLMPDIAPQDILFSPVQDTRTMRNLHFNEEEDQTELVVVGSCPTGWFEKDKQWLPLTPNKTHAPHPGAISHSAEKRRDNRDHSPRDKPHPRKQEQHNRARENKENMVVTNNSGDVFALPAPRTPIISKKNRSKNGPATPNTCNSNAGSACTEQSRGRALDLPLYTTELEALVLSPERRSRSLDTAGCQSDSAQKRKGGKVFGSLERGLDKVITMLTPSKKRALRDGPRKIKAQYNVTLTSQTSADQVLNEILGILPEKNVDFVQKGYKLTCRTHSDFGKVTLHFELEVCLLQKPEVVGIRRQRLKGDAWVYKHLVESILSTCSV, from the exons ATGAAGTTATTCTGCTTGAGAGATGCAGAGCCCCTGTATCCGGAAGTTGCGTCAGAAAGTGGTAAATTCAAACTTCTGCAAGACGGGAAAGCAGGCAAAAG TTTTATGGTTTGGAATATGCCTTCAGAAGACGCTGCGCAGCTGTTTAAGTACTATGAAGTCTACGACACTATTGGTTCAG GTGGCTTTGCCAAGGTTAAACTTGGCCGGCACATCCCGACAGGACAGAAAGTGGCCATTAAAATCATGGAGAAGAAAACCCTTGGG GATGATTTGCCTCGTGTGAAGACTGAAATTGAAGCCATGAAAAACCTGAGTCACCAACATGTGTGTCGTCTCTACCATGTCATTGAGACCAACAGCAAGATCTACATGGTGCTGGAG TATTGTCCTGGTGGGGAGCTTTTTGATTACATCATTGCGAAAGATCGTTTATCAGAGGAGGAGACACGTGTGTTCTTCAGGCAGATTGTGTCTGCACTTGCGTATGTCCACAGCCAGGGCTACGCTCACAGAGATCTGAAACCG GAAAACCTGCTTATTGATGAGGATCACAACCTAAAGCTGATCGATTTTGGCTTGTGTGCCAAACCCAAG GGAGGGTTGGGAGATGAGCTAATGACCTGCTGTGGAAGCCCAGCCTATGCTGCCCCTGAACTCATCCAGGGCAAAGCATATATTGGATCTGAG GCTGACGTGTGGAGTATGGGGGTGCTTCTGTATGCACTGATGTGTGGGTGTCTCCCCTTTGACGACGACAACTGCATGGCCCTGTACCGAAAAATCACA aGGGGTAGATATAACAATCCTCCCTGGCTCTCACCCGCCAGCATCTTACTCCTGAATCAGATGATGCAG GTGGACCCCAAGCACCGTCTGACAGTCAGGCAGCTGCTGGCTCACCCGTGGGTAATGGAAGGATACAGCACCCCTGTGGAGTGGCACAGCAGACGACCA TTGGGTCATGTAGATGATGACTGTATCACAGAGATGGCTGTTCACATGAAGCGTTCCAGACAAAGCACCATTCAGCTCGTGTCGGAG TGGAGGTATGATCAGACCACAGCCACATATCTGTTGCTGCTGGCCAAAAAGCACAGTGGTAGACCTGTACGCCTCATGCCAGACATAGCACCTCAAGACATTCTCTTCTCACCTGTACAAGACACCAGG ACCATGAGGAACCTTCATTTCAACGAGGAGGAGGATCAGACTgagctggtggtggtgggctcCTGTCCCACTGGCTGGTTTGAGAAGGACAAGCAGTGGCTCCCCCTCACCCCCAACAAAACGCACGCACCGCACCCG GGGGCCATCAGTCACTCAGCAGAGAAAAGGCGGGATAACAGAGATCACTCCCCCAGAGACAAGCCACACCCCCGCAAACAGGAGCAACACAATAGGGCCAGAGAGAATAAGGAAAACATGGTTGTGACCAATAACAGTGGGGATGTGTTTGCTCTACCTGCCCCAAGAACCCCAATTATCAGCAAGAAGAACCGCTCAAAGAATGGCCCAGCCACGCCAAACACTTGCAACAGTAATGCAG gcAGTGCCTGTACGGAGCAGTCTCGGGGGAGAGCACTGGACCTGCCGCTTTACACTACAGAACTGGAGGCCCTCGTGCTCAGcccagagaggag GTCTCGCTCACTGGACACGGCTGGCTGCCAGAGTGACAGTGCACAGAAGCGTAAGGGAGGAAAGGTGTTTGGCAGTTTGGAGCGTGGGCTGGACAAGGTCATCACCATGCTCACTCCCAGCAAGAAGAGGGCACTTCGCGACGGGCCCCGTAAGATCAAG GCCCAGTATAATGTGACCCTAACCAGCCAGACCAGCGCTGACCAGGTGCTCAACGAGATCCTTGGAATTCTTCCAGAGAAAAATGTGGACTTCGTACAGAAAGG ATACAAACTAACATGCAGGACCCACTCGGACTTTGGGAAAGTGACTCTGCATTTTGAGTTGGAGGTGTGTCTGCTCCAGAAGCCTGAGGTAGTGGGCATTCGACGGCAGCGGCTGAAGGGTGATGCCTGGGTCTACAAACACCTGGTTGAGAGCATTCTGTCCACCTGCAGTGTCTAA
- the melk gene encoding maternal embryonic leucine zipper kinase isoform X2, with the protein MLFNYVLLTSLAKILLTVYLGVVDVIEIFMVWNMPSEDAAQLFKYYEVYDTIGSGGFAKVKLGRHIPTGQKVAIKIMEKKTLGDDLPRVKTEIEAMKNLSHQHVCRLYHVIETNSKIYMVLEYCPGGELFDYIIAKDRLSEEETRVFFRQIVSALAYVHSQGYAHRDLKPENLLIDEDHNLKLIDFGLCAKPKGGLGDELMTCCGSPAYAAPELIQGKAYIGSEADVWSMGVLLYALMCGCLPFDDDNCMALYRKITRGRYNNPPWLSPASILLLNQMMQVDPKHRLTVRQLLAHPWVMEGYSTPVEWHSRRPLGHVDDDCITEMAVHMKRSRQSTIQLVSEWRYDQTTATYLLLLAKKHSGRPVRLMPDIAPQDILFSPVQDTRTMRNLHFNEEEDQTELVVVGSCPTGWFEKDKQWLPLTPNKTHAPHPGAISHSAEKRRDNRDHSPRDKPHPRKQEQHNRARENKENMVVTNNSGDVFALPAPRTPIISKKNRSKNGPATPNTCNSNAGSACTEQSRGRALDLPLYTTELEALVLSPERRSRSLDTAGCQSDSAQKRKGGKVFGSLERGLDKVITMLTPSKKRALRDGPRKIKAQYNVTLTSQTSADQVLNEILGILPEKNVDFVQKGYKLTCRTHSDFGKVTLHFELEVCLLQKPEVVGIRRQRLKGDAWVYKHLVESILSTCSV; encoded by the exons ATGTTGTTTAATTATGTGTTATTAACCTCACTAGCAAAGATACTGTTAACTGTTTACTTGGGTGTTGTTGATGTCATAGAAAT TTTTATGGTTTGGAATATGCCTTCAGAAGACGCTGCGCAGCTGTTTAAGTACTATGAAGTCTACGACACTATTGGTTCAG GTGGCTTTGCCAAGGTTAAACTTGGCCGGCACATCCCGACAGGACAGAAAGTGGCCATTAAAATCATGGAGAAGAAAACCCTTGGG GATGATTTGCCTCGTGTGAAGACTGAAATTGAAGCCATGAAAAACCTGAGTCACCAACATGTGTGTCGTCTCTACCATGTCATTGAGACCAACAGCAAGATCTACATGGTGCTGGAG TATTGTCCTGGTGGGGAGCTTTTTGATTACATCATTGCGAAAGATCGTTTATCAGAGGAGGAGACACGTGTGTTCTTCAGGCAGATTGTGTCTGCACTTGCGTATGTCCACAGCCAGGGCTACGCTCACAGAGATCTGAAACCG GAAAACCTGCTTATTGATGAGGATCACAACCTAAAGCTGATCGATTTTGGCTTGTGTGCCAAACCCAAG GGAGGGTTGGGAGATGAGCTAATGACCTGCTGTGGAAGCCCAGCCTATGCTGCCCCTGAACTCATCCAGGGCAAAGCATATATTGGATCTGAG GCTGACGTGTGGAGTATGGGGGTGCTTCTGTATGCACTGATGTGTGGGTGTCTCCCCTTTGACGACGACAACTGCATGGCCCTGTACCGAAAAATCACA aGGGGTAGATATAACAATCCTCCCTGGCTCTCACCCGCCAGCATCTTACTCCTGAATCAGATGATGCAG GTGGACCCCAAGCACCGTCTGACAGTCAGGCAGCTGCTGGCTCACCCGTGGGTAATGGAAGGATACAGCACCCCTGTGGAGTGGCACAGCAGACGACCA TTGGGTCATGTAGATGATGACTGTATCACAGAGATGGCTGTTCACATGAAGCGTTCCAGACAAAGCACCATTCAGCTCGTGTCGGAG TGGAGGTATGATCAGACCACAGCCACATATCTGTTGCTGCTGGCCAAAAAGCACAGTGGTAGACCTGTACGCCTCATGCCAGACATAGCACCTCAAGACATTCTCTTCTCACCTGTACAAGACACCAGG ACCATGAGGAACCTTCATTTCAACGAGGAGGAGGATCAGACTgagctggtggtggtgggctcCTGTCCCACTGGCTGGTTTGAGAAGGACAAGCAGTGGCTCCCCCTCACCCCCAACAAAACGCACGCACCGCACCCG GGGGCCATCAGTCACTCAGCAGAGAAAAGGCGGGATAACAGAGATCACTCCCCCAGAGACAAGCCACACCCCCGCAAACAGGAGCAACACAATAGGGCCAGAGAGAATAAGGAAAACATGGTTGTGACCAATAACAGTGGGGATGTGTTTGCTCTACCTGCCCCAAGAACCCCAATTATCAGCAAGAAGAACCGCTCAAAGAATGGCCCAGCCACGCCAAACACTTGCAACAGTAATGCAG gcAGTGCCTGTACGGAGCAGTCTCGGGGGAGAGCACTGGACCTGCCGCTTTACACTACAGAACTGGAGGCCCTCGTGCTCAGcccagagaggag GTCTCGCTCACTGGACACGGCTGGCTGCCAGAGTGACAGTGCACAGAAGCGTAAGGGAGGAAAGGTGTTTGGCAGTTTGGAGCGTGGGCTGGACAAGGTCATCACCATGCTCACTCCCAGCAAGAAGAGGGCACTTCGCGACGGGCCCCGTAAGATCAAG GCCCAGTATAATGTGACCCTAACCAGCCAGACCAGCGCTGACCAGGTGCTCAACGAGATCCTTGGAATTCTTCCAGAGAAAAATGTGGACTTCGTACAGAAAGG ATACAAACTAACATGCAGGACCCACTCGGACTTTGGGAAAGTGACTCTGCATTTTGAGTTGGAGGTGTGTCTGCTCCAGAAGCCTGAGGTAGTGGGCATTCGACGGCAGCGGCTGAAGGGTGATGCCTGGGTCTACAAACACCTGGTTGAGAGCATTCTGTCCACCTGCAGTGTCTAA